In Sphingobacteriaceae bacterium, a single genomic region encodes these proteins:
- a CDS encoding choice-of-anchor J domain-containing protein, with product MKKYILYPTLILTGIVLFTFCKKEYDHPPLKNVNASAQLTVAQLKARVPASSTFYKFGMGDTNLYGTVLADETSGNIYKQTFIMDDNGGAIQLNMQFTGGFAVGDKIRINLNGLYLVNANNMIYIDSVDIGKSVVKQSSGNIVTPKVVTITEILAGSVPSNSNSLQSQLVRIDNAEFVEKGMPFADAIGKASLNRTLKVCGGTNSVTVRTSGYANFAAKPIPSGSGYMVAIVTQYNSTMQLTIRDYQEIQMNAAGCPPPSFTLAPPVASLNENFSSIGSSNSTFTTNGWMNYASIGNALWKTNINGALKAMKASAFNSGDANNEMYFISPPIIYTPTMTLSFKTAFGFWDSGHPNAITALVSTDFTGNNANTANWTPVVGAVYAAGTGSFYPNATTNSGVLTLSNTSILNGYSGNFFVAFKYTGSTTYNSDIYVDDVIVQ from the coding sequence ATGAAAAAATATATTTTATATCCAACTCTAATTCTTACGGGAATAGTGCTATTTACGTTTTGTAAAAAAGAATACGACCACCCTCCTCTAAAAAACGTTAACGCTTCAGCTCAGTTAACCGTGGCCCAACTCAAGGCTCGTGTTCCAGCATCTTCCACATTTTATAAATTCGGAATGGGCGATACTAATTTATATGGCACGGTTTTAGCCGACGAAACCAGTGGAAATATTTATAAGCAAACTTTTATCATGGACGATAACGGAGGTGCGATTCAACTCAATATGCAATTTACAGGTGGTTTTGCGGTAGGAGATAAAATTCGAATTAATCTAAACGGACTTTATTTAGTAAACGCAAATAACATGATTTATATTGATTCCGTTGATATAGGCAAATCTGTAGTAAAACAATCATCCGGCAATATTGTAACTCCAAAAGTTGTAACTATTACCGAAATATTAGCAGGAAGCGTTCCCTCAAACTCCAATAGTTTACAATCTCAATTAGTAAGAATAGATAATGCTGAATTTGTAGAAAAAGGAATGCCCTTTGCCGATGCAATTGGTAAAGCATCACTAAACAGAACTTTAAAAGTTTGTGGCGGTACAAATTCCGTAACAGTAAGAACTAGTGGTTATGCCAATTTCGCTGCCAAACCAATTCCATCCGGCTCAGGGTATATGGTGGCCATCGTTACTCAATACAATTCAACTATGCAATTAACCATTCGTGATTATCAGGAAATACAAATGAATGCGGCCGGTTGTCCCCCCCCTTCATTTACCCTGGCCCCACCGGTAGCTTCATTGAATGAAAATTTTTCGAGCATAGGTTCTTCAAACTCCACTTTCACTACGAATGGCTGGATGAATTACGCCAGCATTGGAAATGCACTTTGGAAAACCAACATTAACGGTGCACTTAAAGCCATGAAAGCTTCCGCCTTTAATAGCGGCGATGCCAATAACGAAATGTATTTTATTTCTCCACCAATTATTTATACGCCAACAATGACTTTGTCCTTTAAAACAGCATTTGGCTTTTGGGATAGTGGCCATCCGAATGCTATTACGGCTTTAGTTTCAACTGATTTTACTGGAAACAATGCCAATACAGCAAATTGGACTCCGGTTGTTGGAGCCGTTTATGCCGCAGGTACGGGTAGCTTTTACCCGAATGCCACCACTAATTCCGGTGTTTTAACCCTTAGCAACACCAGCATTCTAAACGGTTACTCCGGAAATTTCTTCGTAGCTTTCAAATATACCGGCAGCACAACCTATAATTCCGATATTTATGTAGACGATGTAATTGTTCAATAA
- a CDS encoding PD40 domain-containing protein: MSRKSLLLILLLGFKLILNAQFNYGHQMDFGKNRIQLQKFVWTYYDFERYRVYFYQGGNEIAKYVSVSANRQIPILEKRLDHQVDDKINIIVYNNQEDFKQSNLGLSSEEQSNTGGVTRIIGDKVSVFYNGSQSDLDRQVCAALAELMVNQVLYSGNTRDMIRNSTLLNLPEWFTAGLVKWLSEGWTSYSDNLLYDALKNNHFSNFNKLTGKQAANAGHALWYFIVDTYGESQIPSLLYMTKIYRSPDHGFTWVLGTSQSNLVYDLIDAQNRHLFMFKDSTRRSPIRNNSIIKKYKESKHYYQPRVNGDATQIVYATNELNQLRVYLKDVEGKKQKRILKYGPKVEQLDDYNYPLLEWHPNNKIVAMVYERRNQLILHTYDTETKEVVKRNLPGFEKINSFSFSPDGKKLALSGIKKGKGQSDIFVFSLNSSGIEQLTNDIWDDNHPVFVKGNKYLVFESNRQNDTINAKDDANYFVKIKRNKDLFMAKYPFTSKVLVRVTNTPETNETKAQIYKNNSVTYLGDKNGIYNRYIAEFDSSIAYVDTTEHYRYFFNSKPVTNFDRNILDQQINTKGTHVTEAITSKGKDMLLLSTLPELTAVNQKEPVNTWYKYAPRPIIMDPQDYIELKPSEVRTPEKNETGKNNNGIDFDNYTFAGENAPNAKNKNENNGSDNISNADSLRKKHGSNAFRFPIQKNYYTSFYSDYVVTQFDNSFLANNYQFFAGGGSPVYLNPGFNFLTKIGISDLFEDQRITGGFRINPSLDNEFMLSWEQRKKLFDHQILVDRQTFARVPVLTDFAENIFAKINTHIVKYSVKYPFNPVSATRLSIMYRNDKANFLSNGDLTLPVKPVFQNMAGVRLEYIFDNTRKVMLNIFNGWRLKVWTEYWGFYDTTRRNLFTSGFDIRHYQKVHRQITFCNRFAGGNSLGTDRLIFYLGGVDNWLNPNFNNNINIVKPEQYGFQTLATNMRGFNQNIRNGNNFLVYNSELRIPIIRYFTNRNLRSDFLNNFQVCLFGDLGMAWYGTNPLSDDNVRNVKSYYQEGTGVIITVVDPKNPLVGGYGFGIRSRLLGYFCRLDFGWGVDAFQVQKRIVNFSLATDF, encoded by the coding sequence ATGAGCAGGAAGAGCCTATTACTTATATTATTATTGGGGTTTAAACTTATTTTAAATGCTCAGTTTAATTACGGCCATCAAATGGATTTTGGCAAAAACAGAATTCAGCTTCAAAAATTTGTTTGGACGTATTACGACTTTGAAAGATACCGTGTGTATTTTTACCAGGGAGGGAATGAAATTGCGAAATATGTTTCCGTATCCGCAAACCGACAAATTCCTATTTTAGAGAAACGTCTGGATCATCAAGTTGATGATAAAATAAATATCATCGTTTATAATAATCAAGAGGATTTTAAACAAAGTAATTTAGGATTGAGCAGCGAAGAGCAAAGTAACACCGGTGGCGTTACCCGAATAATTGGCGATAAAGTTAGCGTATTTTATAACGGTTCGCAGTCTGATTTAGACAGACAAGTTTGTGCCGCATTAGCCGAATTGATGGTAAACCAGGTGCTTTATTCAGGAAATACGCGCGATATGATCCGAAATTCTACCCTACTCAATTTACCCGAATGGTTCACCGCCGGACTCGTAAAGTGGTTATCAGAAGGATGGACTTCTTATAGTGATAACTTACTTTATGACGCACTTAAAAATAATCATTTCAGCAATTTTAATAAATTAACCGGTAAGCAAGCGGCCAATGCAGGACACGCGCTTTGGTATTTCATTGTGGATACTTACGGAGAATCACAAATACCTTCTCTGTTATACATGACCAAAATTTATCGTTCCCCCGATCATGGTTTTACCTGGGTATTGGGTACTTCACAAAGCAATTTGGTATATGATTTAATTGATGCGCAAAACAGACATCTATTTATGTTTAAAGATTCTACCCGAAGATCTCCGATCAGAAACAACAGCATCATTAAAAAATATAAAGAAAGCAAACATTATTACCAACCCAGAGTAAATGGTGATGCCACTCAAATAGTTTATGCAACCAATGAACTTAATCAACTTCGAGTGTACTTAAAAGATGTTGAAGGTAAAAAGCAAAAACGTATTTTAAAATACGGTCCAAAAGTTGAACAGTTGGACGATTACAATTACCCCTTGTTGGAATGGCACCCCAACAACAAAATTGTAGCCATGGTGTATGAAAGAAGAAATCAACTCATTTTGCACACTTATGATACAGAAACAAAAGAAGTAGTAAAAAGAAACTTACCCGGCTTTGAAAAAATAAACAGTTTTTCTTTTAGCCCCGATGGGAAAAAATTAGCATTAAGCGGAATTAAAAAAGGGAAAGGACAATCTGATATTTTTGTATTTTCATTAAACAGCAGCGGAATTGAACAACTAACCAATGATATTTGGGATGATAATCATCCGGTTTTTGTAAAGGGAAATAAATATTTGGTTTTTGAAAGTAACAGACAAAACGACACTATAAATGCAAAAGACGACGCTAATTATTTTGTCAAAATAAAAAGAAACAAAGATTTGTTTATGGCTAAATATCCTTTCACTTCCAAAGTATTAGTGAGAGTAACCAATACCCCTGAGACCAATGAAACCAAAGCACAAATTTACAAGAACAACTCGGTTACTTATTTAGGTGATAAAAACGGAATATATAACCGATACATTGCTGAATTTGACAGCAGTATAGCTTATGTAGACACCACAGAACACTATCGTTATTTTTTCAATTCAAAGCCGGTTACTAATTTCGACAGAAACATTTTAGATCAGCAAATCAACACCAAAGGAACTCATGTAACTGAGGCTATAACTTCCAAAGGAAAAGACATGCTTCTTCTGAGTACACTACCCGAACTCACCGCAGTTAATCAAAAAGAACCCGTAAATACCTGGTACAAATACGCTCCGCGGCCTATTATCATGGACCCTCAGGATTACATTGAATTAAAACCTTCAGAAGTGCGGACTCCGGAAAAAAATGAAACCGGTAAAAATAACAATGGAATAGATTTTGACAATTACACTTTTGCAGGAGAAAATGCCCCGAATGCTAAAAATAAAAATGAGAATAACGGTTCAGATAATATATCAAATGCCGATTCGTTAAGAAAAAAGCACGGCAGCAATGCATTCCGATTTCCCATTCAAAAAAACTATTATACGTCATTTTACAGTGATTATGTAGTTACCCAATTCGATAATTCCTTTCTTGCAAATAATTATCAGTTTTTTGCCGGAGGGGGTTCTCCCGTTTATTTAAATCCGGGCTTTAACTTTCTGACTAAAATTGGTATCAGTGATTTATTTGAAGACCAGCGAATCACAGGCGGATTCAGAATAAACCCATCCCTGGATAACGAGTTTATGCTAAGCTGGGAACAAAGAAAAAAATTATTCGACCATCAAATATTAGTAGACCGTCAAACCTTTGCCAGAGTTCCGGTGCTTACTGATTTTGCAGAAAATATTTTTGCTAAAATTAATACCCATATTGTAAAATATTCGGTTAAATACCCTTTTAATCCCGTTTCAGCCACGCGACTTTCTATCATGTATAGAAACGATAAGGCAAACTTTTTATCCAACGGTGATTTAACTTTGCCCGTTAAACCTGTTTTTCAGAATATGGCCGGTGTGCGTTTAGAATATATTTTTGATAACACCCGAAAAGTGATGTTGAATATTTTTAACGGCTGGCGTTTAAAAGTATGGACCGAATATTGGGGGTTTTATGACACCACCCGAAGAAATTTATTTACTTCCGGATTTGATATCAGGCATTATCAAAAAGTACACCGCCAAATCACATTCTGTAACCGATTTGCCGGAGGTAACTCCTTAGGAACCGATCGTTTAATATTTTATTTAGGCGGAGTAGATAATTGGTTGAATCCAAATTTCAATAACAACATTAATATTGTGAAGCCTGAGCAATACGGATTTCAAACTTTAGCCACAAATATGCGTGGATTTAATCAAAACATCCGTAATGGAAATAACTTCTTAGTTTACAACTCTGAATTAAGAATACCTATCATTCGATATTTCACTAATAGAAATCTAAGATCTGATTTCTTAAACAATTTTCAGGTTTGTCTTTTTGGAGATTTAGGAATGGCCTGGTACGGCACTAATCCACTAAGTGATGACAATGTACGAAATGTAAAATCGTATTACCAGGAAGGTACGGGCGTTATAATTACGGTAGTGGATCCAAAGAATCCATTAGTAGGCGGTTATGGATTTGGTATTCGATCAAGATTATTAGGTTATTTCTGTCGTTTAGATTTTGGATGGGGAGTTGATGCCTTTCAGGTTCAAAAAAGAATAGTTAATTTTTCACTGGCCACCGATTTCTAA
- a CDS encoding histidine phosphatase family protein, translating into MKELILVRHAKSEWGTDNLKDIDRPLNARGYADAYRMSKWFKMEKLPPDLIVASYATRTLSTAFIFAREFEYASEKLSITESFYEAKAQKILSFIGKLNKDIERPMLFMHNPGITELVNSLNEDVFMDNVPTCGIVSIQFSIKNWSDINNAKGQLNYFHFPKDFKENA; encoded by the coding sequence ATGAAAGAATTAATTTTAGTCAGGCATGCAAAAAGTGAATGGGGAACTGACAACCTAAAAGACATAGATAGACCTCTAAATGCCCGGGGTTATGCCGATGCTTATAGAATGAGCAAGTGGTTTAAAATGGAAAAGTTACCGCCGGATTTAATAGTGGCTAGTTATGCCACCCGAACTTTGAGTACGGCTTTTATATTTGCCCGTGAATTTGAATACGCCAGCGAAAAACTGAGTATTACAGAATCTTTTTATGAGGCTAAAGCACAAAAAATATTAAGTTTTATAGGCAAGCTGAACAAAGATATTGAAAGGCCTATGCTGTTTATGCATAATCCGGGAATAACCGAATTAGTGAACAGTTTAAACGAAGATGTTTTTATGGATAATGTTCCTACCTGCGGTATTGTAAGTATCCAGTTCAGTATTAAAAATTGGTCGGATATAAATAATGCTAAGGGTCAACTCAATTATTTTCATTTTCCAAAGGACTTTAAAGAAAACGCGTAA
- a CDS encoding amidohydrolase, with product MSKNKIKELAKSLFPKILEIRRHIHAHPELSFQEFKTSEFIQKHLTEAGIPFTTGHVKTGIIAIIKGKNPDKKTILLRGDMDALPIQEKNKVSYCSTIDGVMHACGHDVHSSCVLGAAIILNQLKDEFEGTIKIVFQPGEEVLPGGAKLMIEEGLLENPKVDKAIALHVYPSMEAGKVGFRKGMYMASTDELYITVNGKGGHAAMVNEYVNPLLIASELLLEINIAFMHAHSLKGTPGENIPTVVAFGKIEGQGATNIIPNEVKIAGTMRTMNEEWRNEIHNRLKKIVQDKSELYGITSEIKIEKGYPFLVNDENFTEDCMTNAIDYLGKNNVEELPLRMTAEDFAFITQKVSSCFFRLGTGNQKKGINSGVHTATFDIDESALECGTGLLANLAFQEMNK from the coding sequence ATGAGTAAAAACAAAATAAAAGAATTAGCTAAATCTTTATTTCCGAAAATTCTGGAGATACGCAGACATATACATGCCCACCCCGAACTTTCTTTTCAAGAATTTAAAACTTCTGAATTTATTCAAAAACATTTAACAGAAGCCGGCATTCCTTTTACTACCGGACATGTTAAAACCGGAATCATAGCAATAATAAAAGGGAAAAATCCGGATAAAAAAACCATATTGCTTCGAGGAGACATGGATGCACTTCCTATTCAGGAAAAAAATAAAGTAAGTTATTGTTCTACAATTGACGGAGTGATGCATGCTTGCGGACACGATGTACATAGCAGTTGTGTTTTGGGTGCCGCTATAATTTTAAATCAATTAAAAGATGAATTTGAGGGTACAATAAAAATAGTTTTTCAACCCGGAGAAGAAGTATTGCCCGGTGGGGCAAAGTTAATGATTGAAGAAGGTCTTTTAGAAAATCCAAAAGTAGATAAGGCCATTGCCTTGCATGTTTATCCAAGTATGGAAGCCGGAAAAGTTGGATTCAGAAAAGGAATGTATATGGCCTCAACCGATGAACTTTACATTACCGTAAACGGAAAAGGCGGACATGCGGCCATGGTCAATGAATATGTAAATCCTTTATTAATCGCTTCCGAACTTTTACTGGAAATTAATATTGCGTTTATGCACGCACACAGCCTAAAAGGAACTCCCGGTGAAAATATTCCAACCGTAGTGGCTTTCGGAAAAATTGAAGGACAAGGAGCAACCAATATTATTCCTAATGAAGTGAAAATTGCCGGCACCATGCGAACCATGAATGAAGAGTGGAGAAATGAAATACACAACCGATTAAAAAAAATAGTGCAGGATAAATCAGAATTATACGGCATTACTTCAGAAATAAAAATTGAAAAAGGTTATCCCTTTTTGGTGAATGATGAAAATTTCACAGAAGATTGCATGACTAACGCCATTGATTATTTAGGTAAAAATAATGTAGAAGAACTTCCCTTAAGAATGACTGCCGAAGATTTTGCTTTTATCACCCAAAAAGTTTCCAGCTGTTTTTTCCGCTTAGGAACCGGAAATCAAAAAAAAGGAATTAATTCAGGCGTACACACCGCCACCTTTGATATAGATGAAAGTGCTTTGGAATGTGGAACAGGATTACTCGCTAATCTGGCTTTCCAGGAAATGAATAAATAA
- a CDS encoding endonuclease/exonuclease/phosphatase family protein: protein MNKLSLIFSLLLLIAIPTEAQKLDKSKKYYIANIGFWNVENLYDTLNDQWKNDEEFTPVGTNAWNGKRYWTKIDRLAEVIAMMGTDASPDGLAILGLCEIENKSVVEDLVKSKRIASRNYQIVHIEGPDARGVDPSFIYNPNYFKVIKAVSYHVKVVTDTAHKTRDILVVSGSFVGEPLTVLVNHWPSRRGGEQGSRPNRNEAARVSRHIADSITALNPKNKVIIMGDLNDDPNNMSVKEVVKTYGDLKKRDSNKYFNPMETPFKEGIGSLAWGDSWNLFDQTLLSDAWVSGNYESWQYYKVRIFNKSFLKSDYGNFKGYPNRTYAGGSYIGGYSDHFPVYITIAKENTGK, encoded by the coding sequence ATGAACAAATTAAGCTTAATTTTTTCTCTTTTACTTTTAATTGCTATTCCTACCGAAGCACAGAAATTAGATAAAAGTAAAAAGTACTATATAGCCAATATTGGTTTTTGGAACGTGGAAAATTTATACGACACCTTAAATGACCAATGGAAAAATGATGAGGAATTTACTCCGGTTGGAACGAATGCGTGGAATGGAAAAAGATACTGGACTAAAATTGATCGCTTGGCAGAAGTGATTGCCATGATGGGAACCGATGCGTCGCCCGACGGATTAGCCATTTTAGGGTTGTGTGAAATTGAAAATAAAAGCGTAGTTGAAGATTTAGTAAAATCAAAAAGAATAGCATCCCGCAATTATCAGATCGTTCATATTGAAGGACCGGATGCTCGGGGTGTTGATCCTTCTTTTATTTATAATCCTAATTATTTTAAAGTAATCAAAGCTGTATCGTATCATGTTAAAGTGGTTACAGATACAGCCCATAAAACCAGAGATATATTAGTGGTTAGTGGTTCTTTTGTTGGGGAGCCTCTAACTGTTTTAGTAAATCACTGGCCATCCAGAAGAGGAGGGGAACAGGGTAGTCGACCAAACAGAAACGAGGCCGCTCGAGTGTCGAGGCATATTGCGGATAGCATTACAGCTTTGAATCCAAAAAACAAAGTAATTATTATGGGTGATTTAAACGATGATCCAAATAATATGAGTGTGAAAGAAGTGGTAAAAACATATGGTGATTTAAAAAAGCGAGATTCCAATAAATATTTTAATCCGATGGAAACTCCATTTAAAGAAGGAATAGGAAGTTTGGCTTGGGGAGATAGTTGGAATTTATTTGATCAAACTTTATTGAGTGACGCTTGGGTTTCTGGTAATTATGAATCTTGGCAATATTACAAAGTGAGAATATTTAATAAATCATTTTTAAAGAGCGATTACGGAAATTTTAAAGGATATCCGAACAGAACGTACGCGGGTGGATCGTATATCGGCGGATACAGTGATCACTTTCCGGTTTACATCACTATTGCAAAGGAAAATACGGGGAAATAA
- a CDS encoding DUF2130 domain-containing protein yields the protein MSNNSTVKCPKCGNDFEVAESMKAAIQDKLKKEAADWKLKKDEEFKKKEKELQNQLKDSLKKQKDFLEENIRKTLNSDFENKLKILQETNQEFENKLKLSRAKELEFLKKEQELKTKEQEFELEMQKQINAQRLVISEQIQKQEQEKNSLKLREYEKQLEDQKKLIEEMKKKSEQGSMQLQGEVQELALEDLLRESFPQDEIEEVAKGIKGADCTLFVKNSAGKTCGKIIYESKRTKNFAAEWIEKLKNDMRAQQADIAVIVSEVLPKDMNHFGFKDGVWICRFAEARALSFVLRESLIKIHSAMVTQENKSDKMSLLYNYLTGLEFRQNIEAIVEGFLAMKDSITREKLQMEKIWKEREKQLDKVLSNTTQFYGSVKGIAGNAIDDLKLLD from the coding sequence ATGAGCAATAATTCAACAGTTAAATGCCCCAAATGCGGTAATGATTTTGAAGTGGCGGAATCTATGAAAGCCGCTATTCAGGATAAACTAAAAAAAGAGGCGGCAGATTGGAAACTGAAAAAAGATGAGGAATTCAAAAAGAAGGAAAAGGAATTGCAAAATCAATTGAAAGATTCTTTAAAAAAACAAAAGGATTTTTTGGAAGAAAACATCCGAAAAACACTTAATTCTGATTTTGAAAATAAACTCAAGATTTTACAGGAAACTAATCAGGAATTTGAAAATAAATTAAAATTATCGAGAGCCAAAGAACTTGAATTTCTTAAAAAAGAACAGGAATTAAAAACCAAAGAGCAGGAATTTGAACTTGAAATGCAGAAACAAATTAATGCGCAACGCCTTGTCATATCTGAACAAATTCAAAAACAAGAGCAGGAGAAAAATTCTTTGAAATTAAGGGAATATGAGAAACAATTGGAAGATCAGAAGAAGCTGATTGAGGAAATGAAGAAAAAATCTGAGCAAGGCAGCATGCAATTGCAAGGTGAAGTACAGGAATTAGCTTTAGAAGATTTATTACGTGAAAGTTTTCCGCAAGATGAAATTGAAGAAGTAGCCAAAGGAATTAAAGGAGCAGATTGTACATTATTTGTGAAAAACAGTGCCGGAAAAACCTGTGGTAAAATAATTTACGAAAGTAAAAGAACCAAAAACTTTGCTGCTGAGTGGATTGAAAAATTAAAAAACGACATGCGTGCCCAACAGGCAGATATTGCCGTAATTGTAAGCGAAGTTTTACCTAAAGACATGAATCATTTTGGATTTAAAGACGGAGTTTGGATTTGCAGATTTGCTGAAGCACGGGCGCTAAGCTTTGTGTTAAGGGAAAGTTTAATAAAAATTCATAGCGCCATGGTAACTCAGGAAAATAAAAGCGATAAAATGAGTTTGCTTTACAATTATTTAACCGGACTGGAATTCAGGCAGAATATTGAAGCTATTGTAGAAGGTTTTTTAGCCATGAAGGACAGTATCACCCGCGAAAAGCTACAAATGGAAAAAATTTGGAAGGAAAGGGAAAAACAATTAGATAAGGTTTTAAGTAACACCACTCAGTTTTATGGATCTGTGAAGGGCATTGCCGGAAACGCCATTGATGACTTAAAATTGTTGGATTAA
- a CDS encoding sulfite exporter TauE/SafE family protein, whose protein sequence is MNELVILLIVGLIAGFFSGLVGIGGGIIIVPVLVYFLNMDQKMAQGTTLFMFLFPIGILGVYNYYKGGYVDYKNALIIGLTFVLGSYLGSKLVIGIDTKIVKQIFGAMLVVVGIKMLMNK, encoded by the coding sequence ATGAATGAACTCGTAATACTTCTTATCGTTGGATTAATTGCCGGTTTTTTTAGTGGCTTAGTTGGCATAGGCGGGGGAATCATTATCGTGCCGGTATTGGTTTACTTTTTAAATATGGATCAGAAGATGGCACAAGGCACAACCTTGTTCATGTTTTTATTTCCCATTGGCATTTTAGGCGTTTATAATTATTACAAAGGCGGTTATGTGGATTATAAAAATGCCCTTATTATTGGCTTAACCTTTGTATTGGGCAGTTATTTAGGAAGTAAATTGGTAATTGGTATTGACACCAAAATCGTAAAACAAATTTTCGGAGCCATGTTGGTGGTAGTTGGTATAAAAATGTTGATGAATAAATAA